Genomic segment of Candoia aspera isolate rCanAsp1 chromosome 2, rCanAsp1.hap2, whole genome shotgun sequence:
GTGGTTAAACTAGGACCTACATCCATCTAGCTATTCCATGCTTCTGATGAAGGGAGCCGCAGCTGCCAAAAGCTTACAccctttaataaaatgtgttagtcggaaaaggtgctaccagattccttctgattttttgcagcCATAGACTAACATGACTCTCCTCCTATAATGGATTTGAAATAGTATTTTGAGTGCTATTGGGAGTGCTGTTTTTCACTTGGGAGATTTAACTCGCTCCTCAGTCCAAGCCAGAACAATGGGGAAATTAAAACAGTCTCCCCAACCCCATGCAGATATGCCAGCttggttttactttttaaatcagTAAATGGATCTTCATCCATATTCAGCATAAAGGTGGTCCCGGGTCTGTAAAGATCCATCTTCATACTATGTCCAGGTTTGTTCTCTACTTCGTGGCAGAGCTATATACCAATACATTgctagagggcagagggaatggccttgaagtacAAGGGGAAGAACTGCTACCAAGtcaatggtcaggtaagaggggcttgagcccatgCCAAGAAAACACCTTGAGAAAAcatcctccctagttcacatgaaggtaaagtgagggagggggaagtacGTTCAGACTTCCAATTCTATttctatagctgttacaataaaagtagttttgacTTACATGGTATTGGTttcttagcctggtctaccttgtagggctgacaaatGTCTCTCTCAAGAAACTCAACCATCACTCAGGAGCTAGCAGCCAAACGGTCAACGAGAAGCCTCAGGTAGAGAAGCTGCTTTTATTATGGATATAAGAACCATCCATAACAAAGGAAATCAGCTCTTGCAGAACCAGGCAGTCCAGAACAGTTTACATCTTGTGACTCTTTCTCCCGCCCTGATGTGGGAGAACCTCTTCCCATTCTTTTCTGAGGCCGGGCTGTGGAGGGCACCTATGCCgttgtcagcacctgctcattcaagcattcacacacacagtcaagaaactggatttctttgaactgttttaatgaagtgtaatgaacggtacagaaggcaagctgcgaataaagaattcccgccaaaacctaatttaaactacattcccttagctttCCCACGAAGCGTGtcgctccccctcccatccagatggtattcctgccGTATCTCAAcctcgcgtccttgatgtgctccatagccataataaacccctttacactccaacttcacacacccctcccatccggcaaccttagagaatgacatgatgggagatgccctgttaagggtttctgtgaaacccttgatcagggaatctgacagccGTGTTGTGATGACAGTCCTGCCTCATCTCAGACTCTTGGTTTCCTGCCTTGGCAGCTTCAGTCCTCCCACTGTGAAAGAGGCTTCTGCTTTTCTGCTTCGTTCTCAGGGTCCCTTCAGATTCCTTTCAGCTACCTTTTGGTGCTACTTTGGAGCTTCTCTTATCACTGCAAGGAGGGGAAAGGGTTACTGCTATCAGTGACTACAGCTGGCCACCATGGCACCAGAATATAAAAAGTACATCATGGCATTGCAACACCAGCTCTGACCATTTGTACTGGTGTTGTGACAGCACACCTAAGTactaaggggcagagtttgcatcacaGTGTTGAGTAATTGAAAGGACATAATAAATGGTCAACACCACCATTTCCCCATACACACTCCCTAATGTACTTTTCTCAGCTAGGAAAAAAGCTGATAAAAGAGGAGATAATCTCCATATAGGAGTCACGGCAATGAGATTTTAAACCCAATGCATTTATCTCCAAAACAAACTTAGAAAAAAGTATGCCACTTCTGATCAAATAAACCTGATTTCACTGCAGTTTTCATGtgaataaaaaaagaacactgaAAGCATTATTTTCCcatcaaatgaaaagaaaaaaaaatgtaatgcagAAGAAATTTCCAGCACAGCGTCAAGTAATCTAGATAATACACTCAAGAGAAACAGTAATTAGCTCTTAAGTAAACGAATGATTCAGAACAGGCCTCGGTTCTCCTTTTAGGCAGAAAATGTTATGTCTGCCTTCAAAAACCAtatgattcttttatttttaatttgatatgTAAGTGAGCTTTTTAGTCTGTGCTGAAAATGGCGTTTCCTTCTATAATAATGTATTTGGCCTAGAAATCTCAATGTACTAACATATTCAGGTGCACCTAGAATGCCCCAATGCTAAATAACCTGCTCTTTTCTTAGTAAGGCAAATAAAGGTATTCTTAAATCAATTATGTTCACCATTTAACCTGTGTGAGAATCCATTAGAAAGTCCTTAATGGAAGCAATTATATCTGGCTGTAATTTAGAACAGCCAGTTTCAACAGTATTGTCTGATGCATTTTGTTTTCAATGCTGTAATAACTTGtatatctttaatttcttttaaggtAAGCTTTTTTTGTCCCTGTTCTTATTCTGCAAAGAAATTATTCTTGCATTCCCTTTAGAGCTCCCTGATCTCTGGTTGAGGTTGACAGCCCTGTTAACAGCCTTAATTTCCTCCCCAGCCCATGGGAAATGCAGCAAAACCCCATTCTTTAGCCTTGTTTCCTGGATCTGGCCAGATCCAGTTTGCCTCTCTTCCAACCTGAGATTCTATCACCCATTTTTTGAAAGCATGCTGAAATATAACCACTCTCCAGCATTAAGGCCTTGAATAAAGCAAACTGACCTCTACTCCTTAACCTTGTCTGTTCATTGACAGTCACAAAATGTTCCTAGTGCTGAGTTCAGTCTCTCTTCCTCAAAGCTTTGCACACATCTGCAACTCCCCCAAGCCAAATATTATTATCCCCTTTTGCAAATAGGAGGAGGGACCGAGTCAGTGAGAAGGGAGTCTGCATGATAAGACCACCGAATGACTTCACTGCAGAGGTGAAACACAACTTCAACACTTCAGACATTTAGCTCCTATTTTTCACCCTTTTGCTGAAATCATTGGTGGGGGTGGATTTTAAGTGTGAAAAgagttctttaaaatattttccctagAATTATAATTTGGTTTCTAGCATTGCAATCTTGCATAGGCTGGAAAGCAGAATTCTCTGACTTTCTGAGGATCACCTGGGCAGTAGTCCCTCTGCTGATTCTGCAAACCCCTAATGCCCTTTGAAGGAAACCACAACAGGTAACCTGGAGTGAAATACAGTACATGTTATCATTACTGTACACTGCAATTTACTTGCAAAAGCCTCTTCAGAATTAAGGTTGCGCTTTCCTTGTATCGCAAAACAGCATGCCCCATGGCCTGTTTCCTACTTGCCCTTCCTAAAAGACAAATGAGAAGAAGGGAGCATCAGCTAGAGaggcctggggtgggagggaagttATATATCGTTCACGCAGAGAACGGACTACTGCACTGCTGCAAAGCATTCAAATGTAGGTTCTGTGACTCTGGACAACATTGTATTAAAAAAGGAGCTTAAGTTATTAAAGTGAGCGGCTTTAATCATGCTGTTGGGGCGGGGTAGGGGGGTGGGAAGAATCCATTGCTACCAGAGCATACAAGATGAAAAGTATTTTTGCTGCAAACTCAATATATCTATCAGGATTAGCCACCACTACACTTGTACATGTGTATCTGACTCCACTTCAGTCTTAGAGGTCCGGCTAAATATTATGGGATCCAATGGAATTTTATCTAGAGATTGACCCCGTGACCTTGAACCTGATCATTCTGGTTGCTAGCTATGTGATCTTGCTTTTGGTTTTCCTGATCTCTTGCGTGCTCTATGACTGTCGAGGGAAAGACCCCAGCAAGGAGTGTGTTCCTGAGATTCCTATGGAAACCCAGAAGCCAATCCGGTTGATGGTGGTGCAACAAGGCTGCCCTAGCACCCACTGGGCAACAGGACTTGTCCCTGCTTACAAAAATGCGTCTGGTCCACCCGAAAAAAAGACTACGTTGGTGTAAGAAGGCCATCCATTTCTCCAGAATTCTAGCCTTCCATGATTCTCTCCTGTTTGCACAAGGATAAGTCAGCAAGGTAAGCCAAAATTGACAGCTTGTTGTTTACACATGCTACAGAGTGATTTCAGTATATTGCCGCTAGGATATTAATGAAGTTGGACCTAGCTCTTACCAAATGCAAAttctatttattcattattttcacATGTGACATCTGTCTTTAGCAGATGTTAGGGGTGTCAAGACAACAGAATACTCTGAAATCCCAATTGGCTGTGGTGGGTGGCTGAAGTCCCCCCCCCCAGAATAAATCAATGATTTGTCAGAGAAATAGGCACAAAGGAGAAATAGGCAGTTTATGAGTTAACATAATAGAGTTTATATGAAGTTAACATAAATATTTGCTACAgaagctatttttttcccctgcttggGAGGACAGCTTGGGGATATTACAACGGATCTAATAATTTTTAAGGATGGTAGTTAATGTCATATGTTTGCAGCAAAGTACGTCCTTAACCAAATGTGTTGGTGCCACAAATCGAACATAATAGGTTTTGTTGTAAAGTATGGGCGAGTGAGTAAGTGCTATTTATTCCCCATCTGACACTTCAGCATAATATGGAACGTATGGGACCCAATCTCTCAAGGATGACACTGCCACACATTTCCCCATTCTGCACCTAGCATGTGCTTCAAGTCATCTTTCATCTGAACAACCCTCTTTGGGAACTCTCCTTGAACAAATGTCCTGTATTGGCCAAATAATTGGGGAGTTTTAGTCCTGTACATTTAGAACATCCCAGGTAATGgaagatcatttttattttaattatgggtTGTTGAAGAAACTAGTAGGGCCtaattcacacataatgctaactATAATTCTTGGTTTACAAACCAGAGAGTGTGGTTTGACACTAAGCCAAAAGGAAGCAATCCACATTATGGTTTATGGGGATGTGTGAACCAATCAGTATAGCAGAGTAGGACCAGAGAGTTCCAAATTCATATCCTTTCCCCATTcctgaagctcactgggtgatttagGGACTCAAACTGCTTTGGAGAACGAATAGTCTGAAGACACCATCTCTGTGTTTAGAAGAATGTACCCTATCATGTTTTTGTTAAATTCCTAGGAATAGATTGATTGCCAGGTCCAGTACGTGCCTTATGTAAGAATTGGAGGGCAGCTTCCAGAGAAATCCTTGCTGCTCCCCCTGCCCCTCAGCAAACATTAATAACTGCTATCTCTGCAAACTTGTTTTTTcaaaaattgattaaaatattGTACACATAAACTAAAATATTTTTGGGTGCATCATGTAGCCATTATTCCAACGTAGATCAATAACACTAGATTTGAAAAGAAAAGTCTGTTGCTTGAGATGCACACGTAGCCagtgcataatttttaaaatgagaacatTCAACCAAATCTGTCTAAAATTTACCATTTACCCTGGAACTAGAAAATTAGTTTCCTTTAAGACTTGTATCTGGAGGGAAGGTGGAGATTGTGGTGATCTTAGAGCAAGGAAAAATACTTTGTACATGGTTGGGGGGAGGCATATTCTTTTGTTCTACTGTTTTAAGTTTGATCATGTTATAGAGATTTGGTTTTAAAAGGCCTCAGAAGTTGGATACCTTTTCTGACCtgaaggcagggctgcaactagggtctgtgtcacccggggcaaacatggattctgcgcccattttggcacccccccagcgctcattttggcatcccaccagcgcggtgcccagggcacatgccccagttgccccccccagttgcggccttgcctgaaggggggagtttgcaGACCAGTTATTAGGTTGAGTTACTAGAGAAAACACTTTGAAATCCTGCTAATCATATTTTACCAATTTTGAAAGTCCTGTTTGTAAAAGTCAGTGGTTCTCAAATGGTCTCTTTTGGGAACCAGAGCATCTGAATGAATCTTGTGATTGAGGCAGTTTAGGAGTTCTGttaataaggaaaaataaaataaataaacttggagAATGCATTAAGAATGGTGTGATTAGATTGCTTTAGGCTGCTGAGGGAATGTCCTGGGTttgcgggagcaggatggagaatGCATTAAATAATATTGTACTGTATAGAATTTCAGTCACTTCACAATGTACCTATCAACTGTTTTTGCTTCATTGTGATCCCACTTGTTTATTATGCTGAGCAAGGGTGTAGACTTCTGTGCCCAAATGCCACTGGTGTGTTTTGTGTATAAGTGTGCGTCAATGTATCTGGGGCATGATAGGACAATAATAATAGACAAGATTTTCATCTCTCAagtacaaaaggccacactgcttggatctgcacatatactacaatgatacattatgacatcctaggttcttgggaagaacttgatgtgaatgaaggccaacgccagctaaagaactggcagctatgATTTCACATGATTGTGGATGATGTCGACAACAATGATGATGAAgaattcaatttatatgctgcccgactcccagtgactctgggtggcttacaaatctTGATGCCAATAGAGCCTTCTTAGCCAAGACCAGAATGAGTTGAATCCCTTTCTGCCCCTCCGTTTCTGATTCACACAGCTGTAGTATCTCAGCATGTTTGGAGAACAAGAAGGCCAGAAAGAAGCTGCTATTTTAATAACAGTCTTTTCTGTGCATTTCTAGGATACAGACAGAACTTTTGTTTTCTGAACCCTGGATTAGTGCTGGGTTGCAGTCCACAAATATCTGAGCTTGGTAGTTTGCAAAAATCTCTGCTATGTTCCTGCATTGTGATGAGGGGgttcagaaaacaaaataagaTGAGAAAGAGGGTCTCTCAtgctaaaaaaaagggggggcacaTCAGGGAGGGAAACATATGCCCTCTCTCTTCAAAAAGGCTTAATCCTTCCAACTCAATGAGTCACACTTCTCCCTTTGACACTCACCCAAGTTGAGCAAATTATGGTGGTTCATAAGCAGCCAGCTTGTCAATCCCTCAGATTACGCTAAACAAGGGATGGAGAATTTGTGGCTCTTGTGATGACAGCTGAGCAAAATTCTCAATGTGTCTCACCATTGCTAGCTGGGGATACTGGGAGTTCCAGTTTATCAACATCTGAGAGGCCACTAGTTTGCCCCTCCTGGCCTAAGACAGATGTTCCACTTTGTAACTCTTAGATTGCGCAGTGCCTCAGATTCAATGGCCAAAAATGTTTTGGAGCCCATGGGAGAATTTGTGTAGCACCTGTTGGCCAAACCGTAAAGCAGCGGCCTCTTTTCCTGGCCTACTTGGCTACCTTTCATAGTTGATGCCTTTGGTCTCATGAGGTCCTGCAGGCAGGAGCCCCATGAGCATCaccacctgctctgaagcaccttttggcCTTCTGTGGAAAGGGCTGCACGGCAGCCATACTACCTACATCACATTCCTATATTGAAATTAGATTTTGCAGGAGTCTGTAAGGCTGTGCTTATCTCTTCTGTGTCTTACGATCAGGTTACTGATAGCAGAAGAGCAGTGTGACTGGACCTAATCAGCCAGAGTTCTATTTGGAGTGGCAGTATATCAGACTTTGCCCTGACACGTAGTGCTTTGGGTGGCAAAAGGTCCCTGAACTCTGAGGTGCATTGTTTATAGTCAGACTTCAATTTCCGAGGCCTGGAGAAAGACATTTTCCACCTTGTTAAGCATATATGCAAACTGAAGCACACTGTAGTAGTATATTCTGTAAATCTTTCATAATGTATTTGCATTTCTCCTGAGGCACATCAGCCAGTTTTCTTCTCTACAAACCAGAGAGGAGGAATTTTGCCTATTTAATAAACTTGGGtccatttttcttatttaatgttccagaattaaagatggatTAATGCCTCTCTTTTCAACCTGCGTCAGTTTTCCATGTTTTTACAGCATTTGTCTATGTTAAGCTATGAATATTGGAAAAAAGGGTTTCAAATTGTTTTCatgtatatattttcatttctgttcCCATTTAAATATTGCTTCTTTCTACAGAATTTGACCATAAATGCAtacgtattttaatattttagctcACTGGCAACCTCTAGATGTTTGGACTATAatctccatcatccccagctaaaaaaaggtctatttttttttcaagcatctTTAACTGGAATTTGGAGCTATCATAGAACAAAAATAGCTGAAAAACTATTAACACTAGATGTCACAGTTTAGTAGTTAGTAAATTCTAATGATGACATTGAACTAGgactgttttttctgaataatgcTAGGTCACAAAGACAACATTTAAGAATGGTGTCTATATTTCTGGGTTGCATAATTTTGCCCGCACAATTTCCCAACCTACTTTTTTGTAGATACCGTAGCTGCAGTCTCTCTGTCAAAACTTAAATATATGAATTCACGGGCATCAGACTGAATACTGAAATTCCAAATGTTTAATGTTTTGGAAGTGAGCATTTATGAAATGTGAAGATGTGCTTTCTGCATGTTTTGATGTCTTTCCAACATTCTTTGGCAAAATATTCCATTAGAACTGTTTCTGCAGGCTTtgaaattatatactgtataataatagAAGCACAGGAATAAAGCAGGATTATGGGTActgcgagagccagtttggtgtagtcgttacagcaacaggctagaaaccgggagactgtgagttctagttccgccttgggcacaaagccagctgggtaaccttgggccaggccctctctctcaaccctaggaagcaagcaagggcaaaccacttctgaaaaaaccttgccaagaaaactgcagggacttgtccaggcagtctctgagaatcagacgcaattgaacagattaaagaaaaagaaagtactgTGCCTTCCACAGATAGCTTTGGCTCAGTGTACAGAGAGTCTGCAAACACACAAGTTATGCACGCTCAGGCATTCTTTTCATGACGAGGCCCCTGCGTTTTGCAAAGTCCAGGATGGCACATTAACAGCCAAATGTGCATAAAAACTGCACAGGGATATACTTTCTCCTTGTAGTGgggtgttcttttcttttctttttttgcaatatttaAGGTTGCTTGTGTAGATCTTATATGAAAACAACTACAGATACACAATTCCTGTCCAGAGAACTGATGAATGTGTGACAGTAAGACATTTGAcagtatgatgatgatgattttttattCATGTGCTTTGTCCTTTAATCCTTCTCATTTCACAGAGAATGCTTTCTGTAAACGAAAAATATTGACATATGGGAATTGGCTTGAAGCTCAtatggtgtagtagttaaggtgctggactgccCCCAGGAAAACCTAGGAACttgtccaccctcagccatggaagctcatgggGCTTGCTGTGTGGAGAAAAATGGTTGGAAGGAATGCACTATACCCCTCTTTGATTCCTTGTACaagaggtgggatataaatttactCAATCGGTGTTCAACAGTGTAAGGGATTTGCTTCAGTGCATGTATAAAAGTAGTGGCACAGCAGTTAACTGCAGCTTTCCAGCTAACCTATACAGTGACCTGGTTTACACATCACACTATGTTTTGTTGAATAACCTGCTTTTGGTTAAGTTCGACATAACACTAAGCTATAAATCATTGTTTATGAACAGTAATGGCAGGTTTCACCCACTGTGCTAGGCCCAATCCAAACAAACGAAACTGATGAGGTGGTGTGCTgaatgaacccagccattttcaGAGGAAAGGCATGAATATGCAATCCCCGCACGTGATCATGACATggattttgtgatgttttctctgTATGTAAAAACACTCCTACTTAAGACACATACAGAAAACTTCCCAGTTCAGTGGGAAAGCAGAACGGGAAGTAGCAACGAATCGGCTGCTGTACAGTGGGAGACGGAGGGCAACTTCTTGCATAGGATCATTCATCAGATGTAGTTGATAGCAACTCTCTTTTAAAAGTCACAGTGTCTTGTGCATCAGGTTTCCAGCCAGGGCCTCCCTCCTTTCAGAGGGAGCCATTCATCACTGACCGGGCTACAGGTGTTTTAAAGCAGAATGCCTTCTCCTGGTTCTTCACCTGCCTGCGGTTATATTTCAGGTTCTGATCAGTGCAGGAACTAAATTCAGGTTTACTCTCCATATATGCCATTTCCCGTGTGAATGAAAGCCTTCAGTTTAGCCCATTGTATACATGCAATGATCCCATCACCGTTCTGTTCCAACAGGGAGGACTAAATACTTAAGCCTTTTGGAAACGGAAATCAACTTTCCCTTTTTCAGAAGTATTGTCTATATAAAGGAAATGTTGGTATGCCTCCTGGTAGAGCATATTGCTGGTTGTAACACTTAGTTAGCTTATTGAGGCTGATAACCTGAGACACACATATCCTGAGCAGGTAATATTGAGGCGTGTCCTAGTTTCTCCCTCTGTGGTAATGAGAGAGAATTTAAATTAAAGGATGGCAAGTATCCTTGCTAAATATGCCTGTCACTGATAGGTAATAATTCTTGTCAGGGCACATTCATGAGACATCCATATACTTAAGGCGATTGGGGAAAACCatatttgtttgttgtatttatttatttatctgaatgTGCTGGCTGCCCAATGAACTCTACCAGGCCTAGTACTCAAATCTCAGCTGCCGATGGGCTGTCCCAAGTATCTAAAAGGAAATATCGTTGGGAGATTATAGAATTGGAGATCTATAATTAAAGGGCAGATAGGAATGTCACCCATCCTTTCTAGAGCAAAACACCTTTCACAGGCTTTCCCCCGGCATTCAGGCAAAGGGAATAATAGTCCACAGGGAATGGGAAGGTGGGGGCGGGACTCTCCTGCCAGTCAGTAGTAAAGTGTAAACCGTTTGTCTGCCCGACATATGTTTATAAGCTTAGTGCCAGCACTGTGTTGACAGTAACAACAAGGAGCATCCCGCCAGTGGTGCTGGGCCTTGTGTTTGTCTGTCTTGGCAGGCGTCCTGCTAAAGTGGTATCACCACCACCAATTCAGAGACTGTGTCCGTGGAAAGAAGCTGAAATATCACATCGTGTATTTATGTGTTCCTAAACATTCATCTGCTGACACTCAAAGCCATTTTTCCCCAAAGGCAGCTGGCTGGAAGGTCATTGATAGAGACACCCTCATGTCAAGCTTAACTTCTGGTGACACAGCCaatcagttttctttgcaagagtacagaagtggtttgccatgctTGCCTTCTGGGAAGTTCAGCCCTGgtatctcctggtggtctcctatccaagtactaagcaggcCCAACCCTGCATAGCTTCTTAGTCCAAATAAGGTTGATGCTGCCCCTGTTGGGATGTAGTATCTCTTTATTACTGCTGGTATAAGCTTGCTTTATGTACCACAGCATTTGTTAACATTGCTAACAATGATAATTGTTGTGTATGTCTGTATAATGTATAATGTTGAAAACACTAAGAACCAAATACTGTATACTCCAGTAAGGTTCTCCTGGGTGGGTTTACTTTCCATGAATGAAAGACTTTTGTATATG
This window contains:
- the SMIM36 gene encoding small integral membrane protein 36, with amino-acid sequence MEFYLEIDPVTLNLIILVASYVILLLVFLISCVLYDCRGKDPSKECVPEIPMETQKPIRLMVVQQGCPSTHWATGLVPAYKNASGPPEKKTTLV